The following coding sequences are from one Cydia splendana chromosome 15, ilCydSple1.2, whole genome shotgun sequence window:
- the LOC134797689 gene encoding uncharacterized protein LOC134797689, translating to MQAATLKKKSTGLSKGKLKKTIKNVLCRPDSINWPVLSEENARDLSTSLRKYKVEIPEFKKLKWDVLKNIPKEERPKPPPIKKPDGLLLGLRQCSEAIRNKDCSALIVDSEVNPKSIAQPIIEACITAEVPVIGFKNLKELSLSNFGVKTACLGVKQGCLEEISKKIRELAKMCAPMPPKSVQKEEVTVKTESQDIKMSDSIDNTEITNYLLKRISKKTRVFVPPSDTETKEVKKKFAGQDFIEFSGKTNKENTSDERNVKHAYKNMKLKRITNNPNRLHMGKKRKTENAK from the exons ATGCAGGCTGCTACCTTAAAGAAGAAATCAACAGGTCTTAGCAAAGGCAAATTAAAAAAGACAATAAAAAATGTGTTATGCCGTCCGGATTCTATAAATTG GCCAGTTCTATCAGAAGAAAACGCCAGAGATTTAAGTACGTCTTTAAGGAAATATAAAGTGGAGATTCCGGAATTTAAGAAGTTGAAATGGGACGTACTAAAGAATATACCTAAAGAAGAAAGGCCAAAGCCACCAccaattaa AAAACCAGATGGCCTGCTACTTGGATTAAGACAATGCTCTGAAGCTATTAGAAACAAAGATTGCTCTGCATTAATAGTTGATTCAGAAGTGAATCCAAAATCTATTGCTCAACCCATAATAGAAGCCTGCATAACAGCTGAAGTGCCTGTTATCggctttaaaaatttaaaggaGCTATCTCTCAGCAACTTTGGTGTCAAAACCGCCTGTCTAGGTGTCAAACAGGGTTGTCTAGAAGAAATCTCTAAAAAGATTAGAGAATTAGCAAAAATGTGTGCTCCAATGCCACCAAAATCTGTTCAGAAGGAAGAAGTGACTGTCAAAACGGAATCACAAGATATCAAAATGTCAGATAGTATTGACAATACTGAAATAACAAATTACCTCCTAAAACGAATATCTAAGAAAACCAGAGTCTTTGTACCTCCATCTGATACTGAGACCAAAGAGGTCAAGAAGAAATTTGCTGGACAAGATTTTATAGAATTTTCTGGAAAAACGAATAAGGAAAATACCAGTGACGAAAGGAATGTTAAACATGCTTATAAGAATATGAAGCTAAAAAGAATTACAAACAATCCAAACAGACTGCATATGGGGAAAAAAAGGAAAACTGAAAATGCCAAATAA
- the LOC134797273 gene encoding uncharacterized protein LOC134797273 isoform X1, with product MSIPKADKWMKVEWNSGGQSVVNARYLLKSLPNGEELKIGTVVTIGKQENGTPLTATVLASARDRELLEKPPVSETQENAGTSAQNEQEQGDYSPSASDWEPTGDSSSEDTEEEVEENKKIKLERPARQYSNKSSRKVLTPTHRPKAVIPNGMQQFALQNSMRNRRSNDMRYRSNPESNKKYVPDAKESVPELITSMKSMFQELFTIISKMKPDFNLNDITDFQQSAVEVEVPAISHDNSEFIKNEMNYTNDTQGDERMDSEYSDRSDDNVLITNRYETVDKKNAKPAKNEWVPIGSGTTLIHRDKYRKVNWKSYTVATRTLLLAAFSRRTLATHSLTGKKSPAFTNKPAKMCLDPKIVSDIVIEITDKFKVKDNLVRSIITTKCADECKMYKMQKNKHNASDKKKSKNQENIPPAANNTAS from the exons ATGTCGATCCCCAAGGCCGATAAGTGGATGAAAGTTGAGTGGAACAGTGGAGGGCAGAGTGTGGTGAACGCGAGGTATTTGCTGAAGAGTTTGCCTAATGGCGAGGAGCTGAAGATAGGGACGGTGGTGACCATCGGAAAGCAGGAGAATGGAACTCCGTTGACGGCAACTGTTCTGGCGAGTGCAC GTGATCGAGAGCTTCTGGAGAAGCCTCCAGTATCGGAAACGCAGGAGAACGCAGGCACGAGCGCGCAAAACGAGCAGGAGCAGGGCGATTATTCCCCGAGTGCGTCTGACTGGGAGCCTACGGGCGACTCCAGCTCGGAAGACACCGAGGAAGAG GTGGAAGAGAACAAGAAAATCAAATTAGAGCGTCCGGCGCGTCAATATTCCAACAAGAGTAGCAGAAAAGTCCTCACGCCAACCCACAGGCCCAAAGCGGTCATCCCCAACGGCATGCAGCAGTTCGCCCTACAGAACTCCATGAGGAATCGCAGATCAAACGACATGAGATACCGTAGTAACCCAgagtcaaataaaaaatacgtcCCTGATGCTAAAGAATCCGTGCCTGAACTTATAACTAGCATGAAATCTATGTTTCAAGAACTGTTTACAATAATAAGCAAGATGAAACCTGACTTCAACTTAAACGATATCACTGATTTCCAACAGAGTGCTGTTGAAGTCGAAGTACCTGCGATTTCTCATGATAATTCAGAATTTATAAAGAATGAGATGAATTATACGAATGATACGCAAGGGGATGAGAGGATGGACAGCGAATATTCGGATAGGTCAGATGATAACGTGTTGATCACTAACAGATATGAAACCGTTGATAAAAAGAACGCGAAACCTGCGAAGAACGAATGG GTGCCAATTGGAAGTGGAACAACGTTGATACACAGAGATAAATACAGAAAAGTAAATTGGAAGTCTTATACTGTCGCGACCCGGACGTTATTGTTGGCAGCATTCTCGCGAAG GACGCTGGCAACACATTCTCTGACGGGGAAGAAATCACCGGCGTTCACGAACAAGCCGGCAAAAATGTGTCTCGACCCGAAAATAGTTTCCGACATCGTGATAGAAATTACAGATAAATTTAAAGTCAAGGATAATTTAGTCAG GAGCATTATAACAACGAAATGCGCGGACGAATGTAAGATGTATAAAATGCAAAAGAACAAACACAATGCATCTGATAAAAAGAAGAGCAAGAACCAGGAAAATATACCACCGGCTGCCAATAATACTGCTAGttag
- the LOC134797673 gene encoding uncharacterized protein LOC134797673 → MSPKCPVPPLQETTLSLVARQLIHALSRVTADEDVAMLFAMVSSYYEQMGATSDIFQDLMNLILNSEYLDPSIRYYTMKLLLRENVKTLATGMFPCPYYRKVIELIVEQGHHLTTLNLKGVWVKEDHLTLMYNLIKNLTNLTVLHIPYIANDEVLKFIGEHNKQLKLLDVSGETDITEIGIDAMLSGNPELTRSLTVVNIGMYGEENIDHTDVALLIKRLPNLTNLGSYSFVGKSLYYIYNNDCPPDFKTKLQYIHDAQTNMRTMKAIVALCPNLETIYLEEPDSGVLALIKEFKDINKIKLNKFQCHELHQLLDKIGYKIVTLMLSGSLGSFNFTRIAETCRNLESLEFYQIQTATHEEEVPFTKLEHIEIVQGNLSSSCLKYLMCGSPKLKKIIIADEIKLDDNDMSRMLRRYKFENLEGIWFPNAPRLTRDTVELLMECCPKLQSLGQLSGWRFTPDDMMLMRAIIASTNIDLVLSPLGIFQQGN, encoded by the exons ATGTCCCCAAAGTGCCCAGTGCCTCCCCTTCAAGAAACGACACTGTCTTTAGTAGCCAGGCAACTCATCCACGCCCTGTCCAGAGTCACCGCCGACGAAGATGTCGCCATGCTCTTCGCGATGGTATCGTCGTATTACGAGCAAATGGGGGCTACTAGCGACATATTTCAAGATCTCATGAACTTAATACTAAACTCCGAATATCTCGACCCCTCTATAAGATACTACACAATGAAGTTACTGCTTAGAGAGAATGTGAAGACTCTTGCTACGGGAATGTTCCCATGCCCCTATTACAGGAAAGTCATTGAGCTGATTGTTGAACAGGGGCATCATCTTACAACTCTAAATCTAAAAGGAGTATGGGTTAAAGAAGACCACCTGACGCTCATGTATAATCTAATCAAGAATCTTACAAACCTGACAGTTCTCCATATCCCTTACATCGCCAACGATGAAGTTCTCAAATTCATCGGCGAACATAACAAACAGCTGAAGCTCTTAGACGTGTCTGGTGAAACGGACATCACAGAAATCGGTATAGACGCCATGTTGTCTGGAAATCCGGAGCTGACTCGAAGCCTAACTGTGGTCAATATAGGAATGTATGGCGAAGAAAACATCGATCACACAGACGTGGCGTTGTTGATAAAACGGTTACCTAACCTCACAAATCTTGGCAGTTACTCATTCGTCGGGAAATCTCTTTATTACATTTACAACAACGACTGTCCGCCCGATTTCAAAACAAAGTTACAGTACATCCACGACGCTCAAACTAACATGAGGACCATGAAAGCGATAGTAGCTTTATGTCCAAATCTAGAAACTATTTACCTAGAAGAGCCTGATTCAGGCGTGCTTGCGTTGATAAAAGAGTTTAAAGACATTAACAAAATTAAGCTTAACAAATTCCAGTGCCATGAGCTGCATCAGCTTCTCGACAAAATCGGATATAAAATTGTTACGCTAATGTTGTCTGGTTCGTTGGGATCATTCAACTTCACTAGGATAGCAGAAACGTGCAGGAACTTGGAAAGTTTGGAGTTCTACCAAATCCAGACAGCGACGCACGAAGAAGAAGTTCCATTTACGAAACTAGAGCATATAGAAATAGTTCAAGGAAACTTGTCGTCTTCGTGTCTCAAATATTTAATGTGTGGCAGCCCGAAGCTGAAGAAAATCATAATAGCAGACGAAATTAAGCTGGATGACAACGATATGTCGAG GATGCTCCGCCGCTACAAATTCGAGAACCTCGAAGGCATTTGGTTCCCGAACGCACCTCGGCTAACACGGGACACTGTCGAACTACTCATGGAGTGTTGTCCCAAACTGCAGAGCTTGGGTCAGCTGAGCGGCTGGCGGTTCACTCCTGATGACATGATGCTTATGAGAGCTATAATAGCAAGTACTAATATCGATCTGGTACTGTCCCCGCTCGGTATTTTCCAGCAAGGAAATTAG
- the LOC134797273 gene encoding uncharacterized protein LOC134797273 isoform X2, which produces MSIPKADKWMKVEWNSGGQSVVNARYLLKSLPNGEELKIGTVVTIGKQENGTPLTATVLASARDRELLEKPPVSETQENAGTSAQNEQEQGDYSPSASDWEPTGDSSSEDTEEEVKNKKIKLERPARQYSNKSSRKVLTPTHRPKAVIPNGMQQFALQNSMRNRRSNDMRYRSNPESNKKYVPDAKESVPELITSMKSMFQELFTIISKMKPDFNLNDITDFQQSAVEVEVPAISHDNSEFIKNEMNYTNDTQGDERMDSEYSDRSDDNVLITNRYETVDKKNAKPAKNEWVPIGSGTTLIHRDKYRKVNWKSYTVATRTLLLAAFSRRTLATHSLTGKKSPAFTNKPAKMCLDPKIVSDIVIEITDKFKVKDNLVRSIITTKCADECKMYKMQKNKHNASDKKKSKNQENIPPAANNTAS; this is translated from the exons ATGTCGATCCCCAAGGCCGATAAGTGGATGAAAGTTGAGTGGAACAGTGGAGGGCAGAGTGTGGTGAACGCGAGGTATTTGCTGAAGAGTTTGCCTAATGGCGAGGAGCTGAAGATAGGGACGGTGGTGACCATCGGAAAGCAGGAGAATGGAACTCCGTTGACGGCAACTGTTCTGGCGAGTGCAC GTGATCGAGAGCTTCTGGAGAAGCCTCCAGTATCGGAAACGCAGGAGAACGCAGGCACGAGCGCGCAAAACGAGCAGGAGCAGGGCGATTATTCCCCGAGTGCGTCTGACTGGGAGCCTACGGGCGACTCCAGCTCGGAAGACACCGAGGAAGAGGTCA AGAACAAGAAAATCAAATTAGAGCGTCCGGCGCGTCAATATTCCAACAAGAGTAGCAGAAAAGTCCTCACGCCAACCCACAGGCCCAAAGCGGTCATCCCCAACGGCATGCAGCAGTTCGCCCTACAGAACTCCATGAGGAATCGCAGATCAAACGACATGAGATACCGTAGTAACCCAgagtcaaataaaaaatacgtcCCTGATGCTAAAGAATCCGTGCCTGAACTTATAACTAGCATGAAATCTATGTTTCAAGAACTGTTTACAATAATAAGCAAGATGAAACCTGACTTCAACTTAAACGATATCACTGATTTCCAACAGAGTGCTGTTGAAGTCGAAGTACCTGCGATTTCTCATGATAATTCAGAATTTATAAAGAATGAGATGAATTATACGAATGATACGCAAGGGGATGAGAGGATGGACAGCGAATATTCGGATAGGTCAGATGATAACGTGTTGATCACTAACAGATATGAAACCGTTGATAAAAAGAACGCGAAACCTGCGAAGAACGAATGG GTGCCAATTGGAAGTGGAACAACGTTGATACACAGAGATAAATACAGAAAAGTAAATTGGAAGTCTTATACTGTCGCGACCCGGACGTTATTGTTGGCAGCATTCTCGCGAAG GACGCTGGCAACACATTCTCTGACGGGGAAGAAATCACCGGCGTTCACGAACAAGCCGGCAAAAATGTGTCTCGACCCGAAAATAGTTTCCGACATCGTGATAGAAATTACAGATAAATTTAAAGTCAAGGATAATTTAGTCAG GAGCATTATAACAACGAAATGCGCGGACGAATGTAAGATGTATAAAATGCAAAAGAACAAACACAATGCATCTGATAAAAAGAAGAGCAAGAACCAGGAAAATATACCACCGGCTGCCAATAATACTGCTAGttag